Below is a window of Fimbriimonadaceae bacterium DNA.
ACTTCAACTACGACTTTCACACCACGATCGACGAATCGAAAGCGCCCCTCGAATACAACTACCGCACCAAGGCGGAGTGGGAGGCGCTTGGCAAGGACACGAGCCGCATGGCTGGCGAGGAGCACGGGACGAGCGTGTTCTTTCGGATTGGCGACGACGTGTACCACGCCTATTCGAACTACGGTCGGGGTACGGAAGGGACGACCGACACCTACGGCCTGCTCGATCTGACGCCCTACGGTCGTCAGGAGGATTTTGAGGATTCGCCGGAGGGCTGGCCACAAAGCCCGACTTACGGATAAACGGTTCGATCGTCGCAAACCGCCAGATGAGCATTCCAAACGAACCGTTGAAAGAGCCTTGACACACGCCTGCGAATATGGTAATTTACCAATTAGTTAATTAACTGTAAGGTTAAATACTATGCAAGCAGATCATCTCAGCGCTACGTTCTCTGCCCTGGCGGACCCGACAAGGCGGGCTATTTTGGCTCGGCTGGCGTCGGGCGAGACGTCCGTCAAGGAGCTTGCCCAGCCTTTTGATATGACCATGCCAGCGATCACCAAGCACCTCAAAGTGCTTGAGCACGCCGGACTGATCACTCGAGGGAGGGAGGCGCAGTGGCGGCCTTGCAAGCTACAGGCCGAGCCATTGAAAGAGGTGCTGGACTGGGTGGAGAAATATCGCCAGTTTTGGGAGGAGAGTTTCGACCGACTGGATGACTACTTGCGAGACATTCAAAGCAAGGGAAAATAGGATGGACACAGTTAGCAGGAATAAACTGACTTTGACCCAGGTCTCGGACCTTGAGTTCGTCATGACGCGCACTTTCGATGCGCCAAGGAGTCTGGTGTTCGAGGCTTTGAGCAAGCCTGAGCATGTGGTGCAGTGGTGGGGATGCCGCGACATGACAATGCCCGTCTGCGAGATCGACTTTCGCGTGGGCGGAGCTTATCGTTATCTCGGTCGGACCTCCGACGGCAACGAATGCCCGATGAAGGGGGAATACCTTGAGATCGACCCGCCGGCCCGGATCCGATTCATCGAAATCTTCGACGTGGAGCCCTACAACAACTATCCGGCGACGGTGACGGTGTCATTGGAAGAGGCCGGCGGCAAGACGAAGATGACCGTCTCGGTCTTTCACATGACGAAGGAGGCTTGTGCCGGACACCTTGGTTCGGGAGTGGAGCGCGGCGTAGGCGAGTCTTACGACCGACTGGAAGAGCTGCTTGTTAAGATGCAGCACGGAGCAAAGGCATGAGCAGGGTTCCCGTTGCCGAAAAGGAGCTCACGCTGGTTCGTCTTTTTGACGCGCCGCTAGACCTTGTGTGGGAGGTGTGGACGGAGGCCCGTCATGTGAAGGAGTGGTTTGGGCCGCACGGGTTCACCAACCCGGTTTGCGAATGGAATGCTAGCCCGGGAGGCTCGATTCTCATCCACATGCAAAGCCCTGAGGGAGCAATCTACCCGATGACCGGCACCTTTCACGAGGTCATCAAACCAACCAAGCTTGTCTTTTTTGCGTCGGTTCCTGGCGAAGATGGCAGCACGGTCCTTGAAGGATTGGCGACGGTAACCTTCATTGAGAAAGACGGCAAGACCGAGATGACCCTGCACGACAAGGGAGTCGGTTTTGCCGAAGCGGCGAAGTACATGCTTGAAGGAATGGAGGAAGGCTGGAGCCAGAGCTTTGAGAAGATGGCGACACGGCTTGGGGAGCTTTCATGAGCGACGCATTGGCTGTCGACGAATACATCGCCTCTGCCCCTCCCGAGGCAAGAGCAATGTTGGAGGAGTTGCGCGGCATTATTGGCCGCGTGGCTCCCGATGCCGTCGAAGCGATCAGCTATCAGGTGCCCACTTTTAAGCTGTTTGGGGGGCTTGTCGGATTCGGCTACGGCAAAGGACATTGCAGCCTTTATGTGATGAGCTCGACCTTGCTCGATAGATTTCAGGACGATCTGCAAGGGTACGACACTTCCAAAGGCACCGTGCGATTCCGCTTTGGTACACCGATTCCCGTTGATCTTGTCGAAAGGCTCGTTTTAGCGAGGGTCGATGAGAATGAGGCAGGTGCGGTGCAGACGCTAAGGCGTTGACCCCTTTTACACTTTAGATACAGGACACATTCATGCAGAAAATAACGACATTCTTAACTTATAACGATCAGGCCGAAGAGGCCGTCAACATCTACGTTTCCCTCTTCAAGAACGCAGAGATCACCCACATCTCCCGCTACCCCGACGACATCCCCGAGCTTGCCCATGTGGCGGGTCAGGCGATGACGATCTCCTTCACGATCGAGGGTCAAGAGTTCATCGCGCTGAACGGCGGGCCGCAGTTCAAGTTTGATCAAGGCATCTCGCTGATGATCAACTGCGAGACACAAGAGGAGATCGACCGCATTTGGGACAAGCTCATGGAGGGCGGCGAGGCACAGGCCTGCGGCTGGCTGAAGGACAAGTTCGGGGTTTCTTGGCAGGTTACGCCGACGATCCTTGGCGACATGATGAATGACACCGACAAGGAGCGAGCCGGACGGGTTATGAAGGCCATGATGCAGATGGTGAAGTTCGACATCGCGACCTTGGAGGCGGCAAGGGATCAGGTCTGAGGTGCCGATCAGGAGGCATCGCAATCCATCGCGGCGCTGAACGACCGCCGCCTCGACAAGGAGACGACAATGGCAACATCCAAGGCGAAGCCGCTTGACGATGCCCCGAAGGTGACCGCCTTCTTGGAAGGGCTGGAGCATCCCTTGAAGGCGGAGATTGAGGCTGTCCGACGGATCATCCTGAGCGCACATCCAAGGATGACCGAGGGCATCAAGTGGAACAATCCCTGCTTCTATTACAAGGGCGATATGGCGGTTATCCATACTCGATCCCAGGAATATGTCCACCTGATCTTTCCCACTGGAAACCGCATTCCGGACAGCAGCGGCCTCCTTGAAGGCGACTATCCCGACGGAAGGAAGATGGCTTATCTGCGAAACATGAAGGATATCGAGGATAAGCGATTGGCC
It encodes the following:
- a CDS encoding VOC family protein, with translation MQKITTFLTYNDQAEEAVNIYVSLFKNAEITHISRYPDDIPELAHVAGQAMTISFTIEGQEFIALNGGPQFKFDQGISLMINCETQEEIDRIWDKLMEGGEAQACGWLKDKFGVSWQVTPTILGDMMNDTDKERAGRVMKAMMQMVKFDIATLEAARDQV
- a CDS encoding DUF1801 domain-containing protein gives rise to the protein MSDALAVDEYIASAPPEARAMLEELRGIIGRVAPDAVEAISYQVPTFKLFGGLVGFGYGKGHCSLYVMSSTLLDRFQDDLQGYDTSKGTVRFRFGTPIPVDLVERLVLARVDENEAGAVQTLRR
- a CDS encoding helix-turn-helix transcriptional regulator, with the translated sequence MQADHLSATFSALADPTRRAILARLASGETSVKELAQPFDMTMPAITKHLKVLEHAGLITRGREAQWRPCKLQAEPLKEVLDWVEKYRQFWEESFDRLDDYLRDIQSKGK
- a CDS encoding DUF1801 domain-containing protein, translated to MATSKAKPLDDAPKVTAFLEGLEHPLKAEIEAVRRIILSAHPRMTEGIKWNNPCFYYKGDMAVIHTRSQEYVHLIFPTGNRIPDSSGLLEGDYPDGRKMAYLRNMKDIEDKRLALESVVRSWVACMDAEEAS
- a CDS encoding SRPBCC family protein; amino-acid sequence: MDTVSRNKLTLTQVSDLEFVMTRTFDAPRSLVFEALSKPEHVVQWWGCRDMTMPVCEIDFRVGGAYRYLGRTSDGNECPMKGEYLEIDPPARIRFIEIFDVEPYNNYPATVTVSLEEAGGKTKMTVSVFHMTKEACAGHLGSGVERGVGESYDRLEELLVKMQHGAKA
- a CDS encoding SRPBCC domain-containing protein; this translates as MSRVPVAEKELTLVRLFDAPLDLVWEVWTEARHVKEWFGPHGFTNPVCEWNASPGGSILIHMQSPEGAIYPMTGTFHEVIKPTKLVFFASVPGEDGSTVLEGLATVTFIEKDGKTEMTLHDKGVGFAEAAKYMLEGMEEGWSQSFEKMATRLGELS